From Gopherus flavomarginatus isolate rGopFla2 chromosome 16, rGopFla2.mat.asm, whole genome shotgun sequence, a single genomic window includes:
- the C16H19orf53 gene encoding leydig cell tumor 10 kDa protein homolog, with protein sequence MAQGKQKFQAQKPGGGKKPAAQGVRGPRKGGRIIAPKKARVIQQQKLKKNLEVGIRKKIEHEVMMKASTSMAKKLTVVKAPEKGAKKKGQSSKSPL encoded by the exons ATGGCTCAGGGGAAGCAGAAATTCCAGGCCCAGAAGCCGGGCGGGGGGAAGAAGCCGGCGGCCCAGGGCGTCCGGGGACCCCGGAAGGGAG GCCGGATAATTGCTCCCAAGAAAGCTCGGGTGATCCAGCAACAGAAGCTGAAAAAG AACTTGGAAGTCGGTATCCGGAAGAAGATTGAACACGAGGTGATGATGAAAGCCAGCACCAGCATGGCCAAGAAGTTGACCGTGGtcaaagcaccagagaagggagcCAAGAAGAAGGGCCAGTCCAGCAAGTCTCCCCTGTAA